GTGTATCCCTTTCGGAAAAATTTTGGCACACAGAGCAACCTCTACTTTCGCTTGGGTGAAGTTTCGAAAGTCTATCCGAATGAAAATCTTATCGAGACTTCTATCGGAAAAGTCAAATACGATTATTTGGTCATTGCCACAGGTGCAGACACCAATTTTTACGGCATCAAACCCGTAGAAGCCTACGCCGTTCCCATGAAAACGATTCAAGATGCTATCCGCCTTCGCAATCGCATTATCAGCAATTTCGAATCGGCACTGCTTATCGAAGAAGAGGAAAACAGAAATAGCTACATCGACTTTGTCATTGTAGGCGGCGGTCCCACAGGGGTAGAAATTGCGGGCGCACTGTCCGAATTGCGTAGTCATGTCTTTCCAAAAGATTACAGAGAGTTGAATCTCAAAGAGATGGACATCCATCTAATTGAGGCTGCCCCGCGCCTGCTCAATGGCATGACCGAAAAGGCAGGCAGAGATGCCGAAAAGTTTTTGAAGGAGATGAACGTGCAGGTGCATACAGGCAAAAGCGTCAAAACTTATGATGGCTACACCGTAACGCTCAATACAGGCGAAACCTTTATTTCGCGCAACCTCATCTGGGCGGCAGGCGTAAAAGGCAATCCGATTGCAGGTTTAAATACAGAGGCTATCGTTGGCGGCAATCGCATCAAAGTAGATAGCTATAATCGCGTTTCGGGCTATGAAAATATCTTTGCCGTAGGTGATGTAGCGGCAATGATAACCGAAAAAACGCCCAAAGGACACCCTATGGTCGCGCCGCCTGCTATCCAACAGGGCAAACTGCTGGCGAAAAACCTTCAAAACCTTATCCACAAAAAGCCCCTCAAAGCCTTCGAATACAAAGACCAAGGCTCGATGGCTACTATCGGACGCAACCGCGCCGTTGTGGATTTAAAAAAGGCATATTTGGCAGGCTGGATAGCGTGGTTGGTCTGGATGTTTGTCCATTTGATGTCTTTGGTAGGATTTAGAAACCGCGTCTTTGTTTTTTTCAGTTGGCTTTGGAGCTACCTTAGTTATGACAAAAGCAACCGCCTGATTATTGGCAAATTAGGCACACAAGCCGATGATGCGCAAAAGGCAAGACAGACCTTAGAAGGCGACGCATTGCCTCATTAGCGTTTAGTTTTAAGTCCAGATGCTAAGTCTGGTTTTAAAAATGGTTTGCCAACTTCGGAAAAGACGTTGCCTTTTCCGAAGTTGGATTGAAATAAAAAAGAAGGGTAAAGCCAAATTTTATTTTGTTATACCTATTTTGAGCAAAAACTATTCTGTTAGCCTATTTCGTGCTGCGGTGCGAAGGGCGGTCTTTTTGGGTTTTTACCTGCCCAAATACATAAAAAACCTTAATTTTCCGTTATCTCTTTGGCAGCGTTTCTCTCCTTTCAGAGGCTTGCTTTGCTAAAAACGCTTCTCGTTCCTATCCTTTCACTATTTGCTTGCTCGCATTTTTCAAAAATGAATACAAAAAAAGGCTTTTGGCGCAATATTTCTATCAAAAACAAGGTGATTTTAGTTATCATGCTCGTAACAAGCGTGGCTCTACTTTTTCCCTTTGTGGCATTTTTGGCTTATGATTTTTTCACCTATCGCGAGCAGGTACGAAATGAATACATCAAAAAGGCAGAATTTATTGGCAAAGAAAACGTCATTACCTTAGAATTTAACAACGCCGTTAGT
This window of the Hugenholtzia roseola DSM 9546 genome carries:
- a CDS encoding NAD(P)/FAD-dependent oxidoreductase, with protein sequence MNNLITESKRPRVVIVGGGFGGLKLAQSLRNTATEVVLFDKFNHHTFQPLLYQVATSGLETSAIVYPFRKNFGTQSNLYFRLGEVSKVYPNENLIETSIGKVKYDYLVIATGADTNFYGIKPVEAYAVPMKTIQDAIRLRNRIISNFESALLIEEEENRNSYIDFVIVGGGPTGVEIAGALSELRSHVFPKDYRELNLKEMDIHLIEAAPRLLNGMTEKAGRDAEKFLKEMNVQVHTGKSVKTYDGYTVTLNTGETFISRNLIWAAGVKGNPIAGLNTEAIVGGNRIKVDSYNRVSGYENIFAVGDVAAMITEKTPKGHPMVAPPAIQQGKLLAKNLQNLIHKKPLKAFEYKDQGSMATIGRNRAVVDLKKAYLAGWIAWLVWMFVHLMSLVGFRNRVFVFFSWLWSYLSYDKSNRLIIGKLGTQADDAQKARQTLEGDALPH